In Aquiflexum balticum DSM 16537, a single genomic region encodes these proteins:
- a CDS encoding sugar phosphate isomerase/epimerase family protein → MNRRKFIQNTSIASMGLASLPILQLNAQQDPSRKFIISLNPGIIGVKANFSQTLDYAIQFGYEAISPFTQEVMENYSAGQLDEILAKMKSHGISYDSINIPVEYRRDKIRFHDDFKKLRVFCEAMEKQGATRINTWIFSSHAELTYNENMKEHAYRLGECAKVMKDHGIMLGLEYLGTRPLVVGARYPFISTMKEGKELIGEIGQSNVGFVLDSFHWYCAADTLEDILSLKPEDIIVVDINDARAGFTRETQVDGKRELPMAIGVIPIKEFMQGIVDIGYDGPLRTEPFNQALNDLENEEALKVNMEAIRKTLGTVGL, encoded by the coding sequence ATGAATAGAAGAAAATTTATCCAAAATACCTCTATTGCCTCCATGGGATTGGCTTCCCTGCCGATTCTCCAATTGAATGCACAGCAGGATCCAAGCAGAAAATTTATAATCTCCCTCAATCCCGGAATCATTGGGGTGAAAGCAAACTTTTCTCAGACCCTTGACTACGCCATTCAATTTGGCTATGAGGCCATCAGTCCATTTACCCAGGAAGTGATGGAAAACTATTCAGCCGGACAACTGGATGAAATTCTGGCCAAAATGAAATCGCATGGTATCAGTTATGATTCCATCAATATTCCGGTGGAATACAGGCGGGACAAGATCCGATTCCATGATGACTTCAAAAAACTGAGAGTGTTCTGTGAGGCCATGGAAAAACAAGGTGCCACCCGTATCAACACCTGGATTTTTTCCTCACATGCTGAGCTTACCTACAATGAAAACATGAAGGAACATGCCTATCGCTTGGGTGAATGTGCCAAAGTCATGAAAGACCATGGCATCATGTTGGGTCTTGAATATTTGGGGACAAGGCCTTTGGTGGTTGGGGCACGCTATCCTTTTATCAGTACGATGAAAGAAGGCAAGGAACTGATCGGAGAAATAGGACAAAGCAATGTGGGATTTGTTCTGGACAGCTTCCATTGGTACTGCGCTGCTGATACCCTGGAAGATATCCTAAGCCTCAAACCTGAGGATATCATTGTGGTCGACATCAACGATGCCCGTGCCGGCTTCACCCGTGAAACCCAAGTAGACGGCAAGCGGGAACTCCCCATGGCCATTGGAGTAATCCCCATCAAAGAATTTATGCAGGGCATAGTGGACATCGGCTATGACGGACCCCTAAGGACAGAACCCTTTAATCAGGCACTGAATGATCTGGAAAATGAGGAGGCATTGAAAGTAAATATGGAGGCGATTAGGAAAACATTGGGTACGGTGGGGTTGTGA
- a CDS encoding alpha/beta hydrolase, producing the protein MNRLKIILFAILTFSLQSLVAQESKVFDNLSMNSKILNMERKYAIYLPPGYESSERSYPVLYLLHGGGDDQTGWVQFGEVQHIADKAIKEGKATAMIIIMPDANTGRRGYFNDVNNEWRYEDFFFEELMPEVEKKYRIKSEKRYRAIAGLSMGGGGSFFYAMHRPDLFSSACPLSAAVRNNTFEEFKQGLENQKVTVKNPNTLTAYYDRHQALRQIELNDAEGMKSVKWYFDCGDDDFLYEGNSLIHIAMKKKEIPHEFRIRDGAHNWTYWRESLPEVLGFVSDTFHQK; encoded by the coding sequence ATGAACCGACTGAAAATTATTCTATTCGCAATTCTAACTTTCAGCCTCCAATCCCTTGTAGCTCAGGAAAGCAAAGTATTCGACAACCTCAGCATGAACAGTAAAATCCTGAATATGGAAAGGAAATACGCCATTTACCTCCCGCCCGGATATGAAAGTTCTGAACGCTCCTACCCTGTTCTCTACTTGCTACATGGTGGCGGTGACGACCAAACAGGTTGGGTACAGTTTGGGGAAGTACAGCATATTGCAGATAAAGCCATCAAGGAAGGAAAAGCTACAGCCATGATTATCATCATGCCGGATGCCAATACCGGAAGACGGGGCTATTTCAATGATGTCAACAATGAGTGGCGATATGAGGATTTCTTTTTTGAAGAACTCATGCCTGAAGTGGAGAAAAAATACCGGATCAAATCCGAAAAGCGTTACCGTGCCATAGCAGGACTCTCTATGGGCGGCGGCGGTTCTTTTTTCTACGCCATGCACAGACCCGATCTCTTTTCTTCTGCCTGCCCACTGAGTGCTGCGGTCAGAAACAATACTTTTGAAGAATTCAAGCAGGGATTGGAAAACCAAAAAGTCACTGTTAAAAATCCAAATACCCTAACAGCCTACTATGACAGACATCAGGCCTTGAGACAAATCGAACTCAATGATGCCGAGGGGATGAAATCCGTCAAGTGGTATTTTGATTGCGGTGATGATGATTTCCTGTATGAAGGAAACAGTTTGATTCATATTGCCATGAAGAAGAAGGAAATCCCTCATGAATTCAGAATCCGTGACGGCGCCCATAATTGGACCTATTGGCGGGAATCATTGCCGGAGGTTTTGGGATTTGTTTCGGATACTTTTCATCAGAAGTAA
- a CDS encoding IS110 family RNA-guided transposase: MKKIHQNTAGIDIGSRSIYVDIEGKEVASFETFTSDFRKAAVYLIEAGVTSVAMEATGSYWVILYDILTEAGLDVWLVDGRQTKQVPGRKTDVKDCQWINQLHAHGLLNRCFVAEGLMKELRSYQRLREDHIRSMSMHINHMQKALIEMNIRLPEVLSQVHGASGTVMIEAILQGERDPQKLLSLCHHSLIKKKGEKIVKALEGFYTEAGLFALKQAYEAYRFYKAQISDCDKKIQDTFNKQNMDLYEFPKGMKRKQIRHNKPDVSDLGKYLLKIFGGKDATKLSGFTDYTWFQVLTETGPDLSRWKTEKHFTSWLGLSPGQHQSGRKKKNKSKGRPKAGQIFRVIAQGLLNSKKIALGAFGRRLCGRKGPRVAIKAMARKLAEQYWRLMVKGSDFVEFGIKYYEEIMQKQKMKLIQRLAVELNMDIVPQEIEEKILNLHEE, translated from the coding sequence ATGAAAAAGATCCATCAAAACACAGCTGGTATCGATATAGGCTCCAGGAGCATCTATGTCGACATCGAAGGAAAAGAAGTCGCGAGTTTTGAAACCTTTACTTCAGACTTCAGGAAAGCCGCAGTTTATCTAATAGAAGCAGGTGTCACTTCTGTTGCCATGGAAGCGACCGGCAGCTATTGGGTTATTCTCTATGATATCCTTACAGAGGCAGGACTTGATGTCTGGCTTGTTGACGGACGCCAGACCAAACAGGTCCCAGGCAGGAAAACCGATGTGAAAGACTGTCAGTGGATCAACCAACTCCACGCCCATGGACTGTTGAACAGGTGCTTTGTAGCTGAAGGTCTGATGAAAGAGCTCCGCTCTTACCAAAGGCTCAGAGAGGACCATATCCGGAGTATGTCCATGCATATAAACCATATGCAGAAAGCACTTATTGAAATGAATATCAGGCTTCCCGAGGTTCTCAGCCAGGTGCACGGTGCCAGCGGAACGGTAATGATAGAAGCCATCCTCCAAGGAGAAAGGGACCCCCAGAAACTACTTTCCCTGTGCCATCACAGTCTGATAAAGAAAAAGGGTGAGAAAATAGTAAAAGCTCTTGAAGGGTTTTATACCGAAGCAGGACTGTTTGCACTTAAACAGGCCTATGAGGCATACAGGTTTTACAAAGCCCAGATATCAGACTGTGATAAGAAGATCCAGGATACATTCAATAAGCAAAACATGGACCTGTACGAGTTCCCAAAAGGTATGAAGCGAAAACAGATCAGGCATAATAAACCCGATGTTTCGGATTTGGGAAAATACCTTCTGAAAATATTCGGTGGCAAGGATGCCACCAAGCTGTCCGGGTTCACCGATTATACATGGTTTCAAGTGTTGACCGAAACGGGTCCGGATCTTTCCAGATGGAAGACCGAAAAACACTTTACCAGCTGGTTGGGGCTATCCCCTGGCCAGCACCAATCGGGTAGAAAGAAAAAGAACAAGTCCAAAGGCAGACCGAAAGCCGGCCAGATATTCAGGGTAATTGCCCAAGGGCTATTGAACAGCAAGAAAATTGCACTCGGGGCATTCGGCAGAAGACTATGTGGAAGAAAAGGTCCGAGGGTAGCCATCAAGGCCATGGCAAGAAAACTTGCAGAGCAATATTGGAGGTTAATGGTAAAAGGATCTGATTTTGTAGAGTTCGGTATAAAATATTACGAGGAAATCATGCAAAAACAGAAAATGAAATTGATACAAAGGCTAGCAGTGGAACTGAACATGGATATTGTCCCACAAGAAATTGAAGAGAAAATCCTTAATTTACATGAAGAATGA
- a CDS encoding protein adenylyltransferase SelO, with the protein MSSVNFINKTAGWNLQHTYGKLPSGFFTYQQPIPVKEPKTVIFNEDLSKALGLDFSDFPPQEIALLFSGNKTPEGSQPLAQAYAGHQFGNFTMLGDGRAILIGEQKSPNGNLVDIQLKGSGRTPYSRGGDGRATLKSMLREYLISESMHHLGIPTTRSLAVVESGETVYRERSQAGAILTRIAQSHIRVGTFEYARQFLPLEAQKQLTDYTIERHYPFLKEEENPALALLMAVMEKQAALVVDWMRVGFIHGVMNTDNMSIAGETIDYGPCAFMNTYNLKTVFSSIDVNGRYAYGNQPYITHWNLSVLAGALLPQIHTDQKQAIELAQEALNAFPGMYEEKWLQMMRGKLGLMEFEASDKPIIEDLLALMQQFAADYTNTFVALQTGDFSGEAFFETSAFQEWFLHWVKQVTRNGRTLEAVQKSMSSYNPSFIPRNHRVEEALDNASLKNDYQLFKDIHQLLKTPYTPDPAQLHYQSPPPNGDSGYQTFCGT; encoded by the coding sequence ATGTCTTCGGTCAATTTTATCAATAAAACAGCAGGTTGGAATCTTCAGCATACTTATGGAAAACTTCCTTCCGGTTTTTTCACCTATCAGCAACCAATTCCTGTCAAAGAACCCAAAACGGTTATTTTTAATGAAGATTTATCCAAGGCATTGGGTTTGGATTTTTCGGATTTTCCGCCTCAGGAGATTGCCCTGCTATTTTCAGGAAACAAAACCCCTGAGGGAAGTCAACCTTTGGCACAGGCTTATGCAGGACATCAGTTCGGAAATTTTACCATGTTGGGTGATGGCAGGGCCATTCTGATCGGTGAACAAAAATCTCCAAACGGAAATCTTGTGGATATTCAGTTGAAAGGTTCGGGAAGGACTCCTTATTCCCGTGGGGGTGATGGCAGGGCTACCCTTAAATCCATGTTGCGGGAATACCTGATCAGTGAAAGTATGCATCATTTGGGCATACCAACCACAAGGTCCTTGGCTGTGGTCGAAAGTGGGGAAACGGTTTACCGGGAGAGAAGTCAGGCAGGGGCCATATTGACCCGAATAGCCCAAAGTCATATCAGGGTCGGGACTTTCGAGTATGCGCGCCAATTTTTGCCTTTAGAAGCGCAAAAACAGTTGACCGATTACACTATAGAAAGGCATTATCCCTTTTTAAAAGAAGAAGAAAATCCTGCTTTGGCACTGCTCATGGCTGTAATGGAAAAGCAGGCAGCATTGGTGGTGGATTGGATGCGTGTTGGTTTTATCCATGGCGTGATGAATACGGATAATATGAGTATTGCAGGGGAAACGATTGACTACGGTCCCTGCGCTTTTATGAATACTTATAATCTCAAAACAGTTTTCAGTTCCATCGATGTCAATGGCCGCTATGCCTATGGCAATCAGCCCTATATCACGCATTGGAATCTATCAGTTTTGGCAGGAGCCTTATTGCCTCAGATTCATACTGACCAAAAGCAGGCCATTGAATTGGCCCAAGAGGCCTTGAATGCTTTTCCGGGAATGTATGAGGAAAAGTGGTTACAAATGATGCGGGGGAAATTAGGGCTGATGGAATTTGAAGCTTCTGACAAGCCTATCATCGAAGACCTATTGGCGCTGATGCAGCAATTTGCTGCGGATTATACCAATACATTTGTTGCACTACAAACCGGAGATTTTTCTGGTGAAGCTTTTTTTGAAACTTCAGCCTTTCAGGAATGGTTCCTGCATTGGGTGAAACAGGTGACCCGGAATGGCAGGACATTGGAAGCCGTACAGAAGTCCATGAGTTCTTACAATCCATCCTTTATCCCCAGAAACCATAGAGTAGAAGAAGCTTTAGATAATGCATCATTAAAAAATGATTACCAGTTATTTAAAGATATTCATCAATTATTAAAAACACCCTACACTCCTGATCCTGCCCAACTCCATTATCAGTCCCCACCGCCTAATGGAGATAGCGGATATCAGACTTTTTGTGGGACTTGA
- a CDS encoding CIA30 family protein — MKDALLFDFGAKKDFGKWSIINDGVMGGLSQSKASLDADAVLFAGEVSLKNNGGFVSLRSALGNYDLSAFKYCEIRFKSDTKRKFEILIEKDTPFYLPKFRVKFGATKEDWEILTIPLKDFEISRMGSTVQQGIDPEVLKGIQRIGFILADKQEGSFQLWIDYLKFY; from the coding sequence ATGAAAGATGCTTTACTATTTGATTTTGGAGCCAAGAAAGATTTTGGCAAATGGTCAATTATCAACGATGGGGTCATGGGTGGACTTTCCCAATCCAAGGCAAGTTTGGATGCTGATGCCGTTCTTTTTGCAGGAGAGGTTTCTTTGAAAAATAATGGGGGCTTTGTATCCCTGCGCAGTGCTTTGGGCAACTATGACCTTTCGGCATTTAAATATTGTGAAATCCGCTTCAAGTCAGACACTAAGCGGAAGTTTGAGATTTTGATTGAAAAGGATACTCCTTTTTATCTCCCCAAATTCCGGGTGAAGTTTGGAGCAACCAAAGAGGATTGGGAAATCCTTACCATTCCGCTTAAGGACTTCGAAATCAGTAGAATGGGTTCTACTGTGCAACAGGGAATTGATCCTGAGGTCCTTAAAGGAATTCAGCGGATTGGATTTATTTTGGCGGATAAGCAGGAGGGAAGCTTTCAGTTGTGGATAGATTATTTGAAATTTTATTGA
- a CDS encoding sulfatase family protein codes for MKILFLFLLLSSSVVEEKSNSEKKPNILFLIADDWSFPHAGAYGDHLVRTPTFDRLAAEGALFINAYTASPSCSPSRASILNGRYPHQNEQGGNLWSEWPAQFPTYVSLLEEAGYFTGSTRKGWGPGDFQVSGLEHNPAGKVYNDFETFYKAKDEGQPFTFWFGSSDPHREYVANTGIQSGMKLSDVAVPEFYPDLDCIRNDILDYYFEVERFDRECGQIINFLEEIGELDNTIIVMTSDNGMPFPRAKANLYDLGTRMPLAMRWPTKIKAGTQEKSFVNFVDFAPSFLEATGIQPENMSGKSLWPILEGQTKGDQEVFLERERHANVRKGDLSYPMRAVRTHEYLYIRNIMPERFPAGDPSVHQSVGQFGDVDHSITKFLIMAMEGKTQPGAPDYFQLNFGLRPEEELYAVQEDPYQINNLAADPEFAGIKKELRKRLEYWMLETGDKRAVEPRSTYWDQVRYTPSYQMKDADIPELIKTYRIMPPFGPYSRDGIPCLNH; via the coding sequence ATGAAAATTTTGTTCCTTTTCCTTTTGCTGTCTTCATCCGTGGTTGAAGAAAAATCCAATTCAGAGAAAAAACCAAATATCTTGTTTTTGATTGCAGACGATTGGTCCTTTCCCCATGCAGGTGCATATGGCGATCATTTGGTCCGGACTCCTACATTTGACAGGTTAGCTGCGGAAGGGGCTTTGTTTATAAATGCCTATACTGCTTCTCCATCCTGTTCTCCATCGCGTGCATCTATCCTAAACGGAAGGTATCCGCACCAAAATGAGCAGGGTGGCAATCTTTGGTCGGAATGGCCGGCCCAGTTTCCTACTTATGTGTCCTTGCTGGAAGAAGCCGGTTATTTTACCGGCTCCACCAGAAAAGGTTGGGGACCGGGAGACTTTCAGGTTTCCGGTCTGGAACACAATCCTGCCGGAAAAGTCTATAACGATTTTGAGACTTTTTACAAGGCCAAGGATGAGGGGCAACCTTTTACCTTTTGGTTTGGAAGTTCTGACCCACACAGGGAATATGTGGCCAATACAGGGATTCAGTCCGGGATGAAGCTTTCCGACGTTGCGGTTCCGGAATTTTATCCCGACCTGGACTGCATCCGCAATGATATCCTGGATTACTATTTTGAAGTAGAAAGATTTGACAGGGAATGTGGACAGATCATCAATTTTCTGGAGGAAATAGGGGAGTTGGACAATACCATCATTGTCATGACCAGTGATAACGGCATGCCTTTTCCCCGGGCCAAGGCCAATCTCTATGATCTGGGAACGAGAATGCCATTGGCCATGCGCTGGCCTACAAAAATCAAAGCAGGTACCCAAGAAAAAAGTTTTGTCAACTTTGTTGATTTTGCTCCCAGTTTTCTGGAAGCCACAGGCATACAGCCCGAAAACATGAGCGGAAAATCCCTCTGGCCTATTCTAGAAGGGCAAACCAAAGGGGACCAGGAAGTCTTCCTGGAAAGAGAAAGACATGCCAACGTAAGAAAAGGCGACTTAAGTTATCCTATGCGTGCCGTCAGGACCCATGAATACCTCTATATCCGCAATATCATGCCCGAGCGCTTTCCTGCCGGGGATCCATCCGTCCATCAATCTGTGGGGCAATTTGGCGATGTGGACCATTCCATCACCAAGTTTTTGATCATGGCTATGGAAGGAAAGACACAGCCAGGTGCACCTGATTATTTCCAACTTAATTTTGGATTAAGGCCAGAAGAAGAGCTTTATGCCGTCCAAGAGGATCCTTACCAGATCAATAACCTGGCAGCCGATCCGGAATTTGCCGGAATCAAAAAGGAATTGAGAAAAAGATTGGAGTATTGGATGTTGGAAACCGGGGACAAAAGAGCAGTTGAACCAAGGTCAACTTATTGGGATCAGGTCCGGTATACCCCAAGTTATCAGATGAAGGATGCGGATATTCCTGAACTGATAAAAACCTATAGAATTATGCCTCCCTTTGGACCTTATTCCAGAGATGGGATTCCTTGTTTGAACCATTGA
- a CDS encoding ROK family protein, with the protein MKILTIDIGGTNIKVKVNNDIERRKIPSGNYMTPEMMVSLVIESTNDWEYEVISIGFPGVIKKGKIVVEPKNLGEGWLGYDFEKAFGKPVKLINDAAMQALGSYQGDTMLFLGLGTGLGSALVAEGTVVPMELAHLSYRKGTFEDYLGLRGLERLGLEKWQQHVLVVVGRFKNAFLPDDIVLGGGKSKLLTDIPEGCRLGTNNNAYLGGFRLWDEHYHLG; encoded by the coding sequence TTGAAAATACTTACCATCGATATAGGAGGCACCAACATCAAAGTTAAAGTAAACAACGATATAGAAAGAAGAAAAATCCCATCAGGCAATTATATGACGCCTGAAATGATGGTTTCTTTAGTGATTGAGTCCACCAACGATTGGGAATATGAAGTGATTTCAATAGGTTTTCCCGGAGTAATCAAAAAAGGCAAAATAGTAGTTGAGCCTAAAAACCTGGGAGAAGGCTGGTTGGGTTATGATTTTGAAAAGGCATTTGGTAAACCTGTCAAGTTGATCAACGATGCCGCTATGCAGGCATTGGGTTCCTATCAAGGTGATACCATGCTATTTTTAGGATTGGGCACTGGCCTGGGTTCGGCACTGGTAGCTGAAGGAACTGTAGTTCCTATGGAGCTTGCACATTTGTCTTACCGTAAAGGTACTTTTGAAGATTATCTTGGTCTGAGAGGTCTCGAAAGATTGGGACTTGAAAAATGGCAACAGCATGTCCTGGTTGTAGTAGGAAGATTTAAAAACGCGTTTTTACCTGATGATATAGTCTTAGGTGGTGGCAAATCAAAGCTGCTTACCGATATTCCTGAAGGATGCAGATTGGGCACCAACAACAATGCTTATTTGGGCGGATTCAGATTGTGGGATGAACATTATCATTTGGGGTAA
- a CDS encoding MlaD family protein, with amino-acid sequence MRTKKTIDNAKLGGLVVAGILFLVFTLYMIGKNQNIFGASITITAVVENVNGLVPGNNVRFKGLNVGTVKSVDMANDSSLHVVMYIQKKMVPYIKKNALTSIGTDGLMGNKLIQIIPQDGFAENVAEGDVIYSITPVSTEAMLQRLGTSSEYFEKTTENLYEITTKLNQSESLWALLSDSLLTGDIKEAVSELKLASRRASEMARAGNQLMVNLKDGEGLVQKLFTDAEVAEEFTVSLEKIRESSDQASKIMGDVKILIENLEEGEGTAGLILKDSTFREALLNSMLNVEKSTERFNENMLAMRSNFLFRGYFKKLEKEKQKELKQKE; translated from the coding sequence ATGAGAACGAAGAAAACAATCGATAATGCAAAGCTGGGTGGTCTTGTGGTCGCAGGAATACTATTTCTGGTATTTACCCTGTATATGATAGGAAAGAATCAGAATATTTTTGGTGCCTCTATCACCATCACGGCTGTAGTTGAAAATGTAAACGGACTTGTTCCTGGCAATAATGTGCGTTTCAAAGGTTTGAATGTAGGTACAGTGAAGTCTGTTGATATGGCAAACGATTCTTCGCTGCATGTCGTCATGTATATTCAAAAAAAGATGGTTCCCTACATCAAGAAAAACGCATTGACCTCAATTGGCACAGATGGATTGATGGGCAACAAACTCATACAAATCATACCCCAAGATGGTTTTGCGGAAAATGTGGCTGAGGGAGATGTGATTTACTCCATTACTCCTGTAAGCACAGAAGCCATGCTACAGAGACTGGGAACAAGTAGTGAGTATTTTGAAAAAACCACAGAAAATCTTTATGAAATCACCACAAAGTTGAATCAAAGTGAAAGCCTCTGGGCATTACTTTCGGATTCATTATTGACCGGAGATATCAAGGAAGCGGTGAGTGAATTGAAGCTGGCATCCAGAAGAGCTTCTGAAATGGCAAGGGCAGGAAACCAACTGATGGTCAATCTGAAAGACGGAGAAGGTTTGGTTCAGAAACTTTTTACAGATGCAGAAGTAGCTGAGGAGTTTACAGTTTCTCTTGAGAAAATAAGAGAATCCAGCGATCAGGCTTCCAAAATAATGGGAGATGTGAAAATTCTTATCGAAAATCTTGAAGAAGGAGAAGGCACCGCAGGATTGATTCTTAAGGATAGTACGTTTAGAGAGGCACTTCTGAACAGTATGTTGAATGTGGAAAAGAGTACCGAAAGATTCAATGAAAATATGTTAGCCATGAGGAGCAATTTCTTGTTCAGAGGTTACTTTAAAAAACTTGAAAAAGAAAAGCAAAAAGAATTGAAGCAAAAGGAATAG
- a CDS encoding ABC transporter ATP-binding protein, whose protein sequence is MEESVKKPVIEVKNVNKSFGDNHVLKDFSMSVFPGENLVILGKSGSGKSVLIKCIISLIQADEGEIIVLDRPIQDLEQDELDHLRSEIGFLFQSNALYDSMTVRENLEFPLRIHWTKEQRAKGAEAAVKEALEDVGLLHTIDMMPSELSGGMKKRVALARALILRPKVILYDEPTTGLDPITSRGISELMLSVQKKYNATSVIISHDLNCIKITSNRVIMLIDGTCYADDTYDALSKSTDPKIKEFFD, encoded by the coding sequence ATGGAAGAGTCAGTCAAAAAACCGGTTATTGAAGTAAAAAATGTCAATAAGTCATTTGGGGACAATCATGTGCTCAAGGATTTTAGTATGTCAGTATTTCCTGGGGAAAATCTGGTGATTCTTGGTAAATCAGGCTCAGGAAAATCTGTGCTGATCAAATGTATCATCAGCTTGATCCAAGCAGATGAGGGCGAAATAATTGTATTGGACAGACCCATCCAAGATTTGGAACAAGATGAATTGGATCATTTAAGGTCGGAGATCGGATTTCTATTCCAAAGCAATGCCCTATATGATTCCATGACTGTCAGAGAAAACCTGGAGTTTCCGCTGCGTATACATTGGACCAAAGAACAACGTGCAAAAGGTGCAGAAGCAGCAGTAAAAGAAGCTTTGGAAGATGTAGGTCTTTTGCATACAATCGATATGATGCCATCAGAACTTTCGGGTGGCATGAAAAAAAGAGTTGCTTTGGCAAGAGCATTGATTTTAAGGCCAAAAGTTATCCTTTATGACGAACCTACGACTGGATTGGACCCGATTACTTCCCGGGGAATCAGTGAATTAATGCTAAGTGTTCAAAAGAAATATAATGCTACCTCGGTGATCATTTCACATGATCTGAATTGCATCAAAATCACTTCTAACCGGGTCATCATGCTTATTGATGGCACTTGTTATGCAGATGATACTTATGATGCCTTGAGTAAATCGACGGATCCAAAAATTAAAGAGTTTTTTGACTGA
- a CDS encoding MlaE family ABC transporter permease, with protein sequence MAHFTARFFRELSKPKQEYEEFINQCFWIGYKTLTLVGITGFIMGLVLTIQSRPTLVEFGAESLLPSMVSVSLVREIAPVITALICAGKIGSGLGAELGSMKVTEQIDAMEVSGTNPFKYLVVTRVLAATLMVPILSSLANAISLYGGFLGVNIRGEVSWSLYWFQVFKVLSFGDVLPSLIKTFFFGFAIGIVGCYKGFSSQKGTEGVGRSATTAVIVASLMVFIIDLIAVQITDLLGLT encoded by the coding sequence ATGGCCCACTTCACTGCACGCTTTTTTAGAGAACTTTCAAAACCAAAACAGGAATATGAAGAATTCATCAATCAATGTTTTTGGATTGGATATAAAACATTGACCCTGGTCGGGATTACAGGATTCATCATGGGATTGGTACTGACCATACAATCCAGGCCAACCCTAGTTGAATTTGGTGCTGAATCACTCTTGCCTTCGATGGTTTCAGTATCTTTAGTCAGGGAAATTGCCCCCGTCATCACAGCCCTGATCTGTGCAGGTAAAATAGGCTCTGGTTTGGGTGCTGAGTTGGGATCCATGAAAGTGACCGAACAAATTGATGCCATGGAAGTTTCCGGTACCAATCCATTCAAATATTTAGTGGTGACCAGAGTGTTGGCTGCCACATTAATGGTTCCCATACTATCCAGTTTGGCAAATGCGATTTCTTTGTACGGGGGATTTTTGGGAGTAAATATCAGGGGTGAGGTAAGTTGGAGTTTGTATTGGTTCCAGGTATTTAAAGTCTTATCCTTCGGAGATGTTCTTCCTTCTTTGATCAAGACTTTCTTCTTTGGATTTGCCATTGGAATAGTAGGATGTTATAAGGGGTTCAGTTCCCAGAAAGGTACAGAAGGAGTTGGCAGATCGGCAACTACCGCTGTTATAGTAGCTTCATTGATGGTATTTATCATTGACCTGATCGCAGTGCAGATCACTGATTTATTGGGATTGACTTAG
- a CDS encoding AAA family ATPase, with amino-acid sequence MLIMVMGLPGSGKSFFAKRFAAKMGAEYISSDALRIEMGLRGKYLSKNKTDVYLKMAERAKDWIRKNKSVVLDATFFQKKYRELIYSIAEANQISLHLILVQADENIIQQRLSVPRKDSEADHSVYLKIKDKFEPIEKSFLLLDSTNENLEEILIKAHKYILRPNEQK; translated from the coding sequence ATGCTAATCATGGTCATGGGTCTTCCCGGTTCCGGAAAAAGTTTTTTTGCGAAAAGATTTGCTGCAAAAATGGGGGCTGAATATATCAGTAGCGATGCACTCAGAATCGAAATGGGTTTGAGAGGTAAGTACCTTTCCAAAAATAAAACAGATGTCTATCTGAAGATGGCTGAAAGAGCTAAAGATTGGATTCGGAAAAATAAGTCTGTGGTTTTGGATGCTACCTTTTTTCAAAAGAAATACCGTGAGTTGATTTATTCCATAGCAGAAGCTAATCAGATTTCACTTCATTTAATTTTGGTGCAGGCTGATGAAAATATCATTCAGCAAAGGCTTTCAGTTCCTAGAAAAGACAGTGAAGCCGACCACTCTGTCTACCTGAAAATCAAAGATAAATTTGAACCCATAGAAAAATCCTTCTTGCTCTTGGATTCCACGAATGAAAACCTTGAAGAAATACTCATAAAAGCACATAAATATATCCTGAGACCAAATGAACAGAAATGA